From Variovorax sp. J2L1-78, the proteins below share one genomic window:
- a CDS encoding DNA polymerase III subunit delta', which translates to MAMSPWLVRPLSDLLRQRAHAWLLQGPSGLGQYELALALASAWLCEQPSGEGACGHCPSCHAIAVRTHADLCVLMPEVAMMELGWPLDEKSQADIEDKKRKPSREIRVEAMRDAVGFAQRTSARGRGKVVLVYPAERMNAITANALLKTLEEPVGDVRFVLASEAAWQLLPTIRSRCLGFTLPWPTDSEAIAWLAAHEVPAADAPALLRAAGGRPSDALRLARTGQSPKAWSLLPKAMQRGEVGALSDHAPPQAIDALQKLCHDLMAVSSGAAPRFFAEAELPPAPPPVVLARWSKSLAAAARTAEHPFNAGLMLEALVSEARSALNSGRRP; encoded by the coding sequence ATGGCGATGTCGCCCTGGCTGGTGCGCCCGCTGTCCGATCTGCTGCGGCAGCGCGCGCATGCCTGGCTGTTGCAGGGGCCGTCCGGCCTCGGCCAGTACGAACTGGCCCTGGCGCTCGCCTCGGCCTGGCTCTGTGAACAGCCGAGCGGCGAGGGCGCCTGCGGCCATTGCCCGAGCTGCCACGCGATCGCAGTCCGCACGCATGCCGACCTGTGCGTGCTGATGCCCGAGGTCGCCATGATGGAACTGGGTTGGCCGCTCGACGAGAAGTCGCAGGCCGACATCGAGGACAAGAAGCGCAAGCCCAGCCGCGAGATCCGCGTCGAGGCGATGCGCGACGCCGTCGGCTTCGCCCAGCGCACGAGCGCACGTGGCCGCGGCAAGGTGGTGCTGGTCTACCCGGCCGAGCGCATGAACGCGATCACGGCCAATGCCTTGCTCAAGACGCTGGAGGAGCCGGTCGGCGATGTCCGCTTCGTGCTCGCCAGCGAGGCTGCCTGGCAGTTGCTGCCGACCATCCGAAGCCGCTGCCTGGGCTTCACCTTGCCGTGGCCGACGGACAGCGAAGCCATCGCGTGGCTGGCGGCACACGAGGTGCCCGCCGCCGACGCGCCCGCCTTGCTGCGCGCCGCGGGTGGCCGTCCGAGCGATGCGCTCCGTCTGGCGCGCACCGGCCAATCCCCCAAAGCCTGGTCGCTGCTGCCCAAGGCGATGCAGCGCGGCGAAGTCGGTGCACTGAGCGACCATGCGCCACCGCAGGCGATCGATGCATTGCAGAAGCTTTGCCACGACCTGATGGCCGTGAGCAGCGGCGCCGCGCCGCGTTTCTTTGCCGAAGCCGAGCTGCCACCGGCACCGCCGCCGGTCGTTCTGGCCCGCTGGTCGAAGTCGCTGGCCGCCGCGGCGCGCACCGCGGAGCATCCCTTCAATGCGGGTCTCATGCTCGAAGCGCTTGTGAGCGAGGCGCGAAGCGCCCTAAACTCGGGCCGTCGCCCATGA
- the mltG gene encoding endolytic transglycosylase MltG, translated as MRRFFLTLFLLAALSALGAGAWGLWWVHRPLDLPAANVDLSVEPGTTPRGVAEAVAATGTRVQPQLLYAWFRFSGQDRQIRAGSYELERGVTPRTLLNMLVRGEEATRSLVLVEGWNFRQVRAALAKAEQLKPETVGESDSALMARLGRPGVHPEGRFFPDTYTYSKGSTDTALLQRAMRAMDKKLEAAWAARASDLPLKSADDLLILASIVEKETGQAKDRPEVAAVFINRLRVGMPLQTDPTVIYGLGAAFDGNLRKKDLQTDTPWNTYTRGGLPPTPIAMPGKAALLATVQPAPSKALYFVSRGDGSSQFSTSLDEHNRAVNRYQRGIEPKPKSNGP; from the coding sequence TTGCGCCGCTTCTTCCTGACCCTCTTTCTGCTCGCCGCGCTCAGCGCGCTGGGTGCCGGTGCCTGGGGCCTGTGGTGGGTGCATCGCCCGCTCGATCTGCCTGCGGCGAACGTCGACCTGTCGGTCGAGCCCGGCACCACGCCGCGCGGCGTCGCCGAGGCCGTGGCCGCCACCGGCACGCGCGTGCAGCCGCAGTTGCTCTATGCCTGGTTCCGCTTCTCCGGGCAGGACCGGCAGATCCGCGCCGGCAGCTACGAGCTGGAGCGCGGCGTCACCCCGCGCACCTTGCTCAACATGCTCGTGCGCGGCGAGGAAGCGACCCGCAGTCTGGTGCTGGTCGAGGGTTGGAACTTCCGCCAGGTGCGCGCGGCGCTGGCCAAGGCCGAGCAGCTCAAGCCCGAGACGGTGGGGGAGAGCGACAGCGCCCTGATGGCCCGGCTCGGCCGGCCCGGCGTCCATCCGGAAGGGCGCTTCTTCCCGGACACCTACACCTACTCCAAGGGCTCCACCGACACCGCCTTGCTGCAGCGGGCGATGCGCGCGATGGACAAGAAACTGGAAGCGGCCTGGGCCGCGCGCGCCAGCGACCTGCCGCTGAAGTCGGCCGATGATCTGTTGATTTTGGCCAGCATTGTCGAGAAGGAGACAGGCCAGGCCAAGGACCGACCCGAAGTCGCCGCCGTTTTCATCAATCGGTTGCGCGTGGGCATGCCGCTGCAGACCGACCCCACCGTCATCTACGGTCTGGGCGCAGCCTTCGACGGCAACCTGCGCAAGAAGGACCTGCAGACTGACACGCCCTGGAACACCTACACCCGCGGCGGCCTGCCACCGACGCCGATCGCGATGCCGGGCAAGGCCGCGCTCCTGGCCACGGTGCAGCCGGCACCCAGCAAGGCGTTGTATTTCGTCTCGCGCGGCGACGGCTCCAGCCAGTTCAGCACGTCGCTGGACGAGCACAACCGCGCCGTGAACCGCTACCAGCGCGGCATCGAGCCCAAACCCAAGAGCAACGGACCATGA
- the tmk gene encoding dTMP kinase — MSGLFLTLEGIDGAGKSSHIDALEALFRAAGRAVTRTREPGGTPLAETLRGLILSQPMDALTESLLVFAARRDHIVQVIAPALARGDVVLCDRFTDATFAYQGAGRGFDAEVLSTLERWAQAGQGGNGDGLLQPDITLWFDLKPEIAAERLAGARLPDKFEAQPVEFFRRVAAGYAERAAATRFVRIDADCPREQVWQQVESTLRERGLIT; from the coding sequence ATGAGCGGACTCTTTCTGACGCTGGAAGGCATCGACGGCGCGGGCAAGTCGAGCCACATCGATGCGCTCGAGGCGCTGTTCCGCGCCGCGGGCCGCGCCGTCACGCGCACGCGCGAGCCGGGCGGTACGCCGCTGGCCGAGACGTTGCGCGGGCTGATCCTGTCGCAGCCCATGGATGCGCTGACCGAATCGCTGCTGGTCTTCGCGGCGCGGCGCGACCACATCGTGCAAGTGATCGCGCCCGCCCTCGCGCGCGGCGACGTCGTGCTGTGCGACCGCTTCACCGACGCCACCTTCGCCTACCAGGGCGCGGGCCGCGGCTTCGATGCCGAGGTGCTGTCGACGCTGGAGCGTTGGGCGCAGGCGGGGCAGGGCGGCAATGGGGATGGATTGCTCCAGCCCGACATCACGCTGTGGTTCGACCTGAAGCCGGAGATCGCCGCCGAACGGCTGGCCGGGGCTCGGCTGCCGGACAAGTTCGAGGCGCAGCCGGTCGAGTTCTTCCGGCGTGTGGCCGCCGGCTATGCCGAGCGTGCGGCGGCCACGCGCTTCGTTCGCATCGACGCCGATTGCCCGCGGGAGCAGGTGTGGCAGCAGGTCGAATCGACACTGCGCGAACGCGGGCTGATCACATGA
- a CDS encoding alpha/beta hydrolase — protein sequence MLTPKMASVVERMARAGHPPFHELTAAEAKASYEKGAGVLEVPKPALARVEDFHIAARDGFGLPARLYAPSADVLPVLVFFHGGGFTVGSIATHDTLCRVLASRSGCAVVSIDYRLAPEYKFPTASDDAWDAVQFVAREAASLGLDGSRVALGGDSAGGTLAAVCAVMARDAGIPVALQVLFYPGTTAHQDTPSHERFACGPLLDEPLISWFFGQYVRTPADRNDWRFAPLNADDVEGVAPAWIGLAEADPLIDEGVAYADKLRAAGVPVDLEIYRGVIHEFIKMGRAIPEALQAHADAARAMKEALKP from the coding sequence ATGCTGACGCCGAAGATGGCGAGCGTGGTCGAGCGCATGGCCCGTGCCGGCCATCCACCGTTCCATGAACTGACGGCCGCCGAAGCCAAGGCCTCGTACGAAAAAGGCGCCGGCGTGCTCGAGGTGCCGAAGCCGGCGTTGGCCCGGGTCGAGGATTTCCACATCGCCGCGCGGGATGGCTTCGGCCTGCCGGCGCGCCTCTATGCGCCCTCGGCCGATGTGCTGCCGGTGCTGGTCTTCTTCCACGGCGGCGGCTTCACCGTCGGCAGCATCGCCACGCACGACACCTTATGCCGCGTGCTGGCCAGCCGCAGCGGCTGCGCCGTGGTGTCGATCGATTACCGGCTCGCACCCGAATACAAATTCCCGACTGCTTCCGACGATGCCTGGGACGCCGTGCAATTCGTGGCGCGCGAGGCGGCGTCGCTCGGCCTCGACGGCAGCCGGGTGGCGCTGGGCGGCGACAGTGCGGGCGGCACGCTGGCGGCGGTGTGCGCCGTGATGGCGCGCGATGCGGGCATTCCGGTCGCGCTGCAGGTGCTGTTCTACCCGGGCACCACCGCCCACCAGGACACGCCGTCGCACGAGCGCTTTGCCTGCGGCCCGCTGCTCGACGAACCGCTCATCAGCTGGTTCTTCGGCCAGTACGTGCGCACGCCGGCCGACCGCAACGACTGGCGCTTCGCCCCTCTCAACGCCGACGACGTCGAGGGCGTCGCGCCCGCCTGGATCGGGCTGGCCGAGGCCGACCCGCTGATCGACGAAGGCGTCGCCTACGCCGACAAGCTGCGCGCGGCCGGGGTGCCAGTCGATCTGGAGATCTACCGCGGCGTGATCCACGAATTCATCAAGATGGGCCGGGCCATTCCCGAAGCGCTGCAGGCGCATGCCGACGCGGCCCGCGCCATGAAGGAGGCCTTGAAGCCATGA
- a CDS encoding DUF421 domain-containing protein → MSELTDLFAREFPVWHMIVRGSVVYWFLFLVFRFVLRRDVGSMGVADLLFVVLVADAASNAMQGEYRSINDGLVLLSTLIGWNFALDWLSFRSPAIARFLEPLPEVLVRHGRVNRKALKREMITMEELEAKLREEGVERIEEVRAARLESDGRLSVLKKRRR, encoded by the coding sequence GTGAGCGAACTGACGGACCTCTTCGCGCGGGAATTCCCGGTCTGGCACATGATCGTTCGCGGGTCGGTGGTTTACTGGTTCCTGTTTCTGGTTTTCCGTTTCGTCCTGCGGCGGGACGTCGGCTCCATGGGCGTTGCGGACCTGCTCTTCGTGGTCCTCGTGGCCGACGCGGCGAGCAATGCGATGCAGGGCGAGTACCGGTCGATCAACGATGGACTGGTGCTCCTGTCGACGCTCATCGGCTGGAACTTTGCGCTGGACTGGCTGAGCTTCCGGTCGCCGGCAATTGCGAGATTTCTGGAGCCGCTGCCCGAGGTCCTGGTGCGTCACGGTCGCGTCAACCGCAAGGCGCTGAAGCGCGAGATGATCACGATGGAAGAACTGGAGGCAAAGCTGCGCGAAGAAGGCGTGGAACGCATCGAGGAGGTGCGCGCCGCCCGATTGGAGAGCGATGGCAGGCTCAGCGTGCTGAAGAAGCGTCGCCGATAA
- a CDS encoding hemerythrin domain-containing protein, with product MPTTRPPADACSLLDADHRNVKKLFKEFEPLAESKAKTAPAKRRELADQICMELTVHARIEEEIFYPALREAIKEEDLLDEAEVEHASAKELIAQIEAGDENDPKWCAKVIVLGEYIDHHVKEERNEIFVKARAAKKLDLVAMRDELQARKDELMAETAALA from the coding sequence ATGCCCACCACCCGCCCCCCCGCCGACGCTTGCAGCCTGCTCGACGCCGACCATCGCAATGTCAAGAAGCTCTTCAAGGAGTTCGAGCCCCTGGCAGAGTCCAAAGCCAAGACGGCCCCCGCAAAACGAAGAGAGTTGGCCGACCAGATCTGCATGGAATTGACGGTCCACGCCCGCATCGAGGAAGAAATCTTCTACCCCGCCCTGCGCGAGGCCATCAAGGAAGAAGACCTGCTCGACGAGGCCGAAGTGGAACATGCCAGCGCCAAGGAACTCATCGCGCAGATCGAGGCAGGCGACGAGAACGATCCCAAGTGGTGCGCCAAGGTCATCGTGCTGGGCGAGTACATCGACCACCACGTCAAGGAGGAGCGCAACGAGATTTTCGTCAAGGCCCGCGCAGCGAAGAAGCTGGACCTGGTGGCCATGAGGGACGAACTTCAGGCGCGCAAGGACGAACTGATGGCAGAAACAGCGGCCCTGGCCTGA
- a CDS encoding iron-containing alcohol dehydrogenase, whose product MALIQYLTQIQFDFGAIRLLSAECARVGIHRPMIVTDAGVRAAGILQTTLDALGDLEVSVFDATPSNPTEAAVRAAVDLYRSGRCDGLIAVGGGSAIDCAKGVAIAATHDGPLKTYATIEGGSPKITEKVAPLIAVPTTSGTGSEVARGAILIVDDHRKLGFHSWHILPKAAICDPELTCGLPPRLTAATGMDAIAHCMETFMSAAFNPPADGIALDGLERAWGHIERATKDGSDREARLNLMSASMQGAMAFQKGLGCVHSLSHSLGGVDPRLHHGTLNALFLPAVIRFNAGAESVQKEHRLQRMARAMNLDSAGDLGDAIRDMSRRLGLPGGLAEVGVTPALFEKVIDGAMADHCHKTNPRLATREDYREMLEASM is encoded by the coding sequence ATGGCCCTCATTCAGTACCTCACCCAGATCCAGTTCGACTTCGGCGCGATCCGCCTGCTGAGCGCCGAGTGCGCACGCGTGGGCATCCACCGGCCGATGATCGTGACCGACGCCGGCGTGCGCGCCGCCGGCATCTTGCAGACCACGCTCGATGCGCTGGGTGATCTGGAGGTGAGCGTGTTCGACGCGACGCCGTCGAACCCGACCGAGGCCGCCGTGCGTGCGGCCGTCGACCTGTACCGCAGCGGCCGCTGCGACGGGCTGATCGCCGTCGGCGGCGGCTCGGCCATCGACTGCGCCAAGGGCGTCGCCATCGCCGCCACGCACGACGGTCCGCTCAAGACCTACGCGACCATCGAAGGCGGCTCGCCGAAGATCACCGAGAAGGTCGCGCCGCTGATCGCGGTGCCCACGACGAGCGGCACCGGCAGCGAGGTGGCGCGCGGCGCGATCCTCATCGTGGACGACCACCGCAAGCTGGGCTTCCACAGCTGGCACATCCTGCCCAAGGCCGCCATCTGCGACCCCGAGCTGACCTGCGGGCTGCCGCCGCGCCTGACAGCAGCCACCGGCATGGACGCCATCGCGCATTGCATGGAGACCTTCATGTCGGCGGCCTTCAACCCGCCGGCCGACGGCATCGCGCTCGACGGCCTGGAGCGCGCCTGGGGCCACATCGAACGCGCCACGAAGGACGGCAGCGACCGCGAGGCACGGCTCAACCTGATGAGCGCGTCGATGCAGGGCGCCATGGCCTTCCAGAAGGGCCTGGGCTGCGTGCATTCGCTCAGCCACAGCCTGGGCGGCGTCGACCCGCGCCTGCACCACGGCACGCTCAACGCCCTCTTCCTCCCCGCCGTGATCCGTTTCAACGCCGGGGCCGAATCGGTGCAGAAAGAGCATCGCCTGCAGCGCATGGCCCGTGCGATGAACCTCGATTCAGCCGGCGACCTGGGCGACGCGATCCGCGACATGAGCCGGCGCCTGGGGCTCCCGGGCGGGCTGGCCGAGGTCGGCGTGACGCCCGCGCTGTTCGAGAAGGTGATCGACGGCGCGATGGCCGACCACTGCCATAAGACCAACCCGCGCCTGGCCACGCGCGAGGACTACCGCGAGATGCTCGAAGCGTCGATGTGA
- a CDS encoding tripartite tricarboxylate transporter substrate binding protein — MPSSPLTRRRFHLSTAAAAASLALPALAQNSWPNRPIRIVVPYTPGGFTDQMARLVQLGLQQRLGQPVLIDNRPGANSLIGVDAVAKAAPDGSTFGVVIAAYAANTSLYAGKLPYDPRKDLMGVSLMGVSPLLAAVNNDAPFKTGRQLIDYARANPGKISFGSSGNGSAAHLTTELWKALTKTYMVHVPYRGAVPALTDLMGGQVQLFFDAPTGLINQARAGKIRLIGVAGEQRLPAVPDVPTFIEQGFAGFTGSTWAGMLAPAGTPPGVVQRMADEVARIIKSDETRARLDAMGTFPAGSTPQEFDAFITAETTKWGQVIKTAGVKAE; from the coding sequence GTGCCTTCTTCACCGCTGACCCGCCGCCGTTTCCATCTCTCGACCGCGGCGGCTGCCGCATCGCTCGCCCTGCCGGCCTTGGCGCAGAACAGCTGGCCGAACCGGCCGATCCGCATCGTCGTGCCCTACACGCCCGGCGGCTTCACCGACCAGATGGCCCGGCTGGTGCAGCTCGGTCTGCAGCAGCGCCTGGGCCAGCCGGTGCTGATCGACAACCGGCCGGGCGCCAACAGCCTGATCGGCGTCGATGCGGTCGCGAAGGCGGCACCCGATGGCAGCACCTTCGGCGTCGTCATCGCCGCCTACGCTGCCAACACCTCGCTCTATGCCGGCAAGCTGCCCTACGACCCGCGCAAGGACCTGATGGGCGTCTCGCTGATGGGTGTGTCGCCGCTGCTCGCGGCGGTGAACAACGACGCACCCTTCAAGACCGGCCGGCAACTGATCGACTATGCGCGCGCCAACCCCGGCAAGATCAGCTTCGGCTCGTCGGGCAACGGCTCTGCGGCGCACCTCACGACCGAACTGTGGAAGGCGCTGACGAAGACCTACATGGTCCACGTCCCCTACCGCGGCGCCGTGCCGGCGCTGACGGACCTGATGGGCGGACAGGTCCAGCTCTTCTTCGACGCGCCGACCGGGCTGATCAACCAGGCGCGGGCCGGCAAGATCCGGCTCATCGGTGTGGCGGGCGAACAGCGGTTGCCGGCGGTGCCCGATGTGCCGACCTTCATCGAACAGGGCTTCGCCGGCTTCACCGGCAGCACCTGGGCCGGAATGCTCGCGCCTGCGGGCACGCCGCCTGGCGTCGTACAGCGGATGGCGGACGAGGTCGCGCGCATCATCAAGAGCGACGAGACGCGTGCCAGGCTCGATGCCATGGGCACCTTTCCGGCGGGCAGCACGCCGCAGGAATTCGATGCCTTCATCACCGCCGAAACCACCAAGTGGGGGCAGGTGATCAAGACCGCCGGCGTGAAGGCCGAATGA
- a CDS encoding cysteine hydrolase family protein has protein sequence MKKPDPLAARNLGAEPSRGGMALLVVDMISCWSFPDAEKLLVGAIRIAPRIAALKARCARAAVPVIYANDNLGRWRSDFGKLIAMSLDRGGNAAAVTAALRPSERDYFVLKPKHSAFYATPLTLLLQDLKVHHLLVVGTASDQCVMATVSDARMRDLEVTVPRDCVASQTEARNATALQQFAQVFKLATPMGARVRLPRPTPHSGVVDTGRRA, from the coding sequence ATGAAAAAGCCTGACCCGCTGGCGGCTCGAAATCTCGGCGCAGAGCCGTCGCGTGGCGGGATGGCGCTTTTGGTCGTCGACATGATCAGTTGCTGGTCCTTTCCGGACGCTGAGAAATTGCTGGTTGGCGCCATCCGCATTGCACCCCGCATTGCGGCGCTGAAGGCGCGCTGCGCGCGAGCGGCGGTGCCCGTCATCTACGCCAACGACAACCTGGGCCGATGGCGCTCGGACTTCGGCAAGCTCATCGCCATGTCGTTGGACCGCGGCGGCAATGCCGCGGCCGTGACGGCGGCCTTACGACCGTCCGAGCGCGACTACTTCGTTCTCAAGCCCAAGCACTCGGCGTTCTACGCGACACCGCTGACGCTTCTTCTGCAAGACTTGAAAGTTCACCATCTGCTGGTCGTCGGTACCGCCAGTGACCAGTGCGTGATGGCCACCGTTTCCGATGCCCGAATGCGCGACCTGGAGGTCACAGTCCCACGCGATTGCGTGGCATCCCAAACGGAGGCACGCAACGCCACAGCACTGCAACAATTCGCGCAGGTGTTCAAACTGGCCACGCCGATGGGCGCCCGCGTCCGGCTACCCCGACCCACGCCTCATTCTGGGGTGGTCGACACTGGGCGCCGTGCCTGA
- the sbcB gene encoding exodeoxyribonuclease I yields MSAHTFLWHDYETFGAVPRRDRPSQFAAIRTDADLNEVGEPLMLYCQPAPDYLPSPEACLITGITPQLALERGVPEHRFAAEVERAFSQPGTIGVGYNTIRFDDEVTRFLFWRNLIDPYAREWQNDCGRWDLLDVVRLTYALRPDGIQWPTREDGKPSFKLGDLARANGLLHEAAHDALSDVRATIALARLIRTAQPRLFDFAFGLHRKDRVANELGLPATRETAKPFLHVSGMFPAERGCLAVMWPLASHPTNKNELLAWDLAHDPSELRDIDVPTLRQRLFTRTAELPEGVTRLPIKGIHLNKSPMVVGNLKTLTPAMAERWKVDFDTALRHAAIAQGLPDMSAIWTQVYERPKEAAPDVDEDLYGGFVGNADRRRLNQLRGLSPAELALSRTGFDDPRLEEILFRYRARNFVDTLTPDEAERWEAHRAARLLEGEGGARNVDQFFGEIDTAAETADERGEELLGLLYEYAEAIAPSP; encoded by the coding sequence ATGTCCGCCCACACCTTCCTCTGGCACGACTACGAAACCTTCGGCGCCGTGCCGCGCCGCGACCGGCCTTCCCAGTTCGCCGCCATCCGCACCGACGCCGACCTCAATGAAGTCGGCGAGCCGCTGATGCTCTATTGCCAGCCGGCACCGGACTACCTGCCGAGCCCCGAGGCCTGCCTGATCACCGGCATCACGCCGCAACTGGCGCTGGAGCGCGGTGTGCCCGAGCACCGCTTCGCCGCCGAGGTCGAGCGCGCCTTCTCGCAGCCCGGCACCATCGGGGTCGGCTACAACACGATCCGCTTCGACGACGAGGTGACGCGCTTCCTGTTCTGGCGCAACCTGATCGACCCGTACGCGCGCGAATGGCAGAACGACTGCGGCCGCTGGGACCTGCTCGACGTCGTGCGCCTCACTTACGCGCTGCGCCCCGACGGCATCCAGTGGCCGACGAGGGAAGACGGCAAGCCCAGCTTCAAGCTCGGCGACCTGGCGCGCGCCAACGGGCTGCTGCACGAGGCGGCGCATGATGCGCTGTCGGACGTGCGCGCCACCATCGCGCTGGCGCGCCTCATCCGCACCGCCCAGCCGCGGCTCTTCGATTTCGCCTTCGGCCTGCACCGCAAGGACCGTGTGGCGAACGAGCTCGGCCTGCCCGCGACGCGCGAGACGGCCAAGCCCTTCCTCCACGTGTCGGGCATGTTCCCGGCCGAGCGCGGCTGCCTGGCCGTGATGTGGCCGCTGGCCAGCCACCCGACTAACAAGAACGAGCTGCTGGCCTGGGACCTGGCGCACGACCCGAGCGAGCTGCGCGACATCGACGTGCCCACGCTGCGCCAGCGCCTCTTCACCCGCACCGCCGAGCTGCCCGAAGGGGTGACGCGGTTGCCGATCAAGGGCATCCACCTGAACAAGTCGCCGATGGTCGTGGGCAACCTCAAGACGCTGACGCCGGCGATGGCCGAACGCTGGAAGGTCGATTTCGACACCGCGCTGCGCCACGCCGCCATCGCCCAGGGCCTGCCCGACATGAGCGCCATCTGGACGCAGGTGTACGAACGGCCGAAGGAGGCCGCGCCGGATGTCGACGAAGACCTCTACGGCGGCTTCGTCGGCAACGCCGACCGGCGGCGGCTGAACCAGCTGCGCGGCCTGTCGCCGGCCGAGCTGGCGCTGTCGCGTACCGGCTTCGACGACCCGCGGCTGGAGGAGATCCTGTTCCGCTACCGGGCCCGCAATTTCGTCGACACGCTCACGCCCGACGAGGCCGAGCGCTGGGAGGCGCACCGCGCGGCGCGCCTGCTGGAAGGCGAGGGCGGTGCGCGCAACGTCGACCAGTTCTTCGGGGAGATCGACACCGCGGCCGAGACAGCCGACGAGCGCGGCGAGGAACTGCTGGGCCTGCTGTACGAGTACGCCGAGGCGATCGCTCCGTCGCCCTGA
- a CDS encoding YbgC/FadM family acyl-CoA thioesterase, with protein MIELKNRRDFRFFHRLRVRWAEVDMQKIVFNAHYLMYFDTAIADYWRALALPYEESMAALGGDLYVKKSTIEFNASARMDDVLDVAMKCVRVGNSSIVFHGGLFRGDDLLVTCELVYVFADPATQTSRPVPDELRAIFAAYEAREPMATVETGDWQKLGSGAGGLRRAVFVKEQRIPEDLEWDEHDVTALHAVARNRLGRVIGTARLIREAPGLARVGRMAVHRSLRGGGHGAAVLRALEAAALARGDRAVTLHAQRSAEAFYQRLGYAPYGEPFEEAGIAHIEMRRPL; from the coding sequence ATGATCGAACTGAAAAACCGCCGCGACTTCCGTTTCTTCCACCGCCTGCGCGTGCGCTGGGCGGAAGTCGACATGCAGAAGATCGTCTTCAACGCGCACTACCTGATGTACTTCGACACCGCCATCGCCGACTACTGGCGCGCGCTGGCGCTGCCGTACGAAGAATCCATGGCCGCGCTCGGCGGCGACCTGTACGTGAAGAAGTCGACCATCGAGTTCAATGCCTCGGCCCGCATGGACGACGTGCTCGACGTCGCGATGAAGTGCGTGCGCGTCGGCAACTCGTCCATCGTGTTCCACGGCGGCCTGTTCCGCGGCGACGATCTGCTCGTGACCTGCGAGCTGGTCTACGTCTTCGCCGACCCGGCCACGCAGACCTCCCGACCGGTGCCGGACGAACTGCGCGCGATCTTCGCCGCCTACGAAGCCAGGGAGCCCATGGCCACGGTCGAGACCGGCGACTGGCAGAAGCTCGGCAGCGGTGCCGGCGGCCTGCGCCGGGCGGTGTTCGTCAAGGAGCAGCGCATCCCCGAAGACCTGGAATGGGACGAACATGACGTGACCGCGCTGCATGCCGTGGCCCGCAACCGACTCGGGCGGGTGATCGGCACTGCACGGCTGATCCGCGAAGCGCCCGGGCTGGCGCGTGTCGGACGGATGGCGGTGCACCGCTCCCTGCGCGGCGGCGGGCACGGCGCGGCGGTCCTGCGCGCGCTGGAAGCCGCCGCGCTCGCCAGGGGCGATCGGGCGGTGACGCTGCATGCGCAGCGCAGTGCCGAAGCTTTTTATCAACGGCTGGGTTACGCGCCTTATGGCGAGCCCTTCGAGGAAGCCGGCATCGCGCACATCGAGATGCGCCGGCCGCTCTGA
- the ygfZ gene encoding CAF17-like 4Fe-4S cluster assembly/insertion protein YgfZ — protein MTSALPNGVTALSHLGVIRAEGADAASFLHGQLTQDFALLQPGEARLAALCTAKGRMIASFIGVRPHPELVLLVCSRDILAATLKRLSMYVLRAKVKLSDATESTALFGLAGTALAANGIDAASPPGTRIARPVAGSEDEISIVPLYPADGVPRALWLAPVAAPRPVGDELDATLWQWSEVRSGVATLTTPVLDAFVPQMLNYESIGGVNFKKGCYPGQEIVARSQFRGTLKRRAYVATADAPVEAGQEVFAASDAEQPVGTVVQAAPAPDGRWAALVSMQIAALDAGPLHAGSATGPALAVEPLPYPLLADI, from the coding sequence ATGACCTCTGCTCTTCCGAATGGTGTAACCGCCCTCTCCCACCTGGGCGTGATCCGCGCCGAAGGCGCCGACGCCGCCAGCTTCCTCCACGGCCAGCTGACCCAGGACTTCGCCCTGCTCCAACCCGGCGAGGCACGCCTTGCGGCGCTGTGCACCGCCAAGGGCCGGATGATCGCCAGCTTCATCGGCGTGCGGCCGCATCCTGAGCTTGTCCTGCTGGTCTGCAGCCGCGACATCCTGGCGGCCACGCTCAAGCGACTCTCGATGTACGTGCTGCGGGCGAAGGTGAAACTGAGCGACGCGACCGAGTCGACCGCCCTCTTCGGCCTCGCAGGCACGGCGCTCGCGGCCAACGGCATCGATGCCGCATCGCCGCCGGGCACGCGCATCGCGCGACCGGTGGCCGGCAGCGAGGACGAGATCAGCATCGTCCCGCTGTATCCCGCCGATGGCGTCCCGCGCGCGCTCTGGCTGGCGCCCGTGGCCGCGCCCCGACCGGTCGGCGACGAACTGGACGCCACGCTCTGGCAGTGGAGCGAGGTGCGCAGCGGCGTCGCCACGCTCACGACCCCGGTGCTCGACGCCTTCGTGCCGCAGATGCTCAACTACGAGTCGATCGGCGGCGTGAACTTCAAGAAGGGCTGCTACCCCGGCCAGGAGATCGTGGCGCGCAGCCAGTTCCGCGGCACGCTGAAGCGTCGCGCGTACGTCGCGACGGCCGATGCACCGGTCGAGGCCGGGCAGGAAGTCTTCGCGGCCAGCGATGCCGAGCAGCCCGTGGGCACGGTGGTCCAGGCCGCCCCGGCACCCGACGGCCGCTGGGCGGCGCTCGTGTCGATGCAGATCGCGGCGCTGGACGCAGGCCCGCTGCACGCCGGCAGTGCCACCGGGCCGGCTCTCGCTGTCGAGCCGCTGCCGTACCCGCTGCTCGCCGACATCTGA